In Methylomonas sp. MK1, the genomic stretch TGCGGCGCTGGAAGTATCCACCCGATAAAGCCGACGAAGCGGTTGAGTTGTGTCTAAAGCAAGCCGAGGTACTCAGTGAGGCTTGGAGTGTGGGCTAATAAGCCACCGAATGGATTTCGGTACCTGGCCCTGGTCAACTCGCTGTCGATTTTGAGTCAACTTGGTGCGTATTTTTGTGAACTCCAACGGGAAGTTCGTCCTTTTGGTGCGTCGCGCCTCTATTTGGCTTGGGCGGCATTGAGCAATATCGCTGGCGAGAAAATTGCTGGCAAATCGGCATGTCTCAACTGAAGGCGCATCAAAATGTCCGTATTGCTGATTAACTCGTTTCTCGGTCGCTTCAAGCTAAAAAGTAAATTTGCGCTGATATTTACGCTGATTGTTTTGGCCGGCGTGCTGACCCTGATTATGCTCGTCGATGCGGGTCTGTCAATTTCCGGGTCACAATGGCTGGTGATAGTCTCCGCTAATCTGGCTTGGATAGTGGCGTTGTTAGCAATGTATTCTTCCCTATCGGGTGCGATTGCGGCATTGATCGGCGCACACAGGCAGTTAGAGCTTGGCAACTTCAATATGCGTCTGCAGCTTACCGGTCAGGATGAGCTGTCGCAGTTGTATAGCGGTTTTAACGAAACCGCCAAAGCGTTGGGCCGGCGCCTAGGCGATGTGCATGCGTCTATTCAAGAAGTGACCTATGCCGCCGACCAACTCAACCAGGGTGCCGGTTTCGTCGCCGAAAAACTCGATAACCAACGCGAAAGAACCACGATGATGGCGGCGGCCATTGAACAAATGTCAGCCAGTATCATGGGCGTGGCGGGGCAATGCCGGGACGCTGAAAAAATATCGTCGACCACGCAGCAGCTTTCCCAGCAAGGCCATCGCGCCATCGAAAGCTTTATTGCCGATATGAAGGCGTTGTTCGGCGAAATTCAGGACTTGGCTCAATTGATGCAGAATCTAGAATTGCATTCACAGCAGGTTGCCAGTATCTCGGAAGTGATTAAAGCCATTTCCGATCAGACCAACCTTCTGGCTCTGAATGCGGCGATAGAAGCCGCACGAGCCGGGGAATACGGTCGCGGCTTTGCCGTGGTGGCCGACGAAGTTCGCTCGCTGGCGCAACGGGTGCGGCAATCGGCCGAGGAAATAACCGGTACCACCGAAGCCGTCAGGGAAAAAATTTATCTGGCCGCGCAGTCCATCGCCGCCACTCGGGATCAAACGGAAAAAGGCATTGACAAAGCCTTCGAAGTTGAACAATCGCTGGCCGAGATTCGGCAGTATGCGGATCAAGCCTTAAATAACGTAACGATGATAGCAACCAGCGCCGAACAGCAAACCCAGGTAAGCCAGGAAATCGGCCGCAACATCGAGACGATTGCTCAAAGCGTTGAACAAAACAGCAATGCGGCCCAGGAATCAGCGGAAATAGCCAGGCATTTGGCTAAATTGGCGCAAATCGTCGCTCATTAACCAATATAAAGGGGAATTAGACGTGCCCGATTATGTTTCTGAATTGTTTTTATTGGCGGCGGTGATCGCCAGTACTGCTGCATTTATGTGCTACAAAAATCGCCAGACGCGCCTTGACCATCTACGTGGGCAATTGCATAGTCTGGAAATCACCGGCGCTTTGAAAAACCTATTGACGCAGATACAACAACATCGCGGCATGGTGAGCGCTTATTTGAACGGCGATCTGAGCTTTAAATATAAAATCGCGGTCTTGCAATCCGGCATTGATCGGCAGCTCGATCAACTCTCTGGGCAGTTCAAGCGGTCGCCGGAATCGTGTCAGTCGTTCGTTGACATTCGCGATGCCTGGAAGCAACTACACCCTTCCGCGTTGCATCTGACCAAGGAAGTAAGTTTCGAACGGCACTGTTTATTGGCCGGTACTATTCTCAATTTGATAAGAGATATAGCGGAGCATAGCCAATTACATCAGGAAAGTATTTGTCCGTTCAGCTTTATAGAAATTCTATGGCATCTATTGCCGGATACCGCGGAGGCGATAGGTCAGGCACGCGCTATCGGCACCGGCGTGGCCGCGGCTGGCCGCTGTCGGATCACTGATAGGATCAAGCTGGGTTTTCTGATTACGCGTATCCGCCAGGCCATCGAACGGGTTGAAGCCGGCATGGGCAACGCCGATATATCCATGGTTGCCGATAACCGCTTTCAGCAGTCTTCGGCTGCGGTTCATGTGCACATTACCAGTTTAATTGGCCATATCGAACAAAAATTGCTGACTGTGGATAAGCCGGCGATCGATCCGGTGGCCTTCTTTGACACCGCCACGGGGACATTGAACAGTATTTTTGCTCTTTACGATCAGGGCGAAGTGATTACAAGCCATGCCTTGCAAAACCAACTGGCAAGTGCCAGACGTAGTAGCAATCAGTCTTTCGCTATCGTGTTGGTAAGCTTGGTTTTTTTACTGGCTTCGTTGGTTTTGAAGCATGGGGTTTCTTAATCAGCGAGATCAAAAATCACGCTTTCGATGGAGGCAATTTAATTTTGAGGGATGCTGTAGTACTAAATGAGAGGCATCATTTCGAATTTGTTTGATTACATTAAACAGTCTACGCCCACTTTTTTAGGCAAGAATTCTGGAAAAGTCAGGATGTCAGCGCGATTGGCTAAGCTAAGCTAGGCAAGACCCGTTTGTTGCGCTATGGTTAATGCCCGCTTCCTCCGGCCCAATAGCTTCGTCTAGCGGGTTGGCCGAATAGCACTAAGCAATTATCAGTCGTCGCTAACCTAAACATCTAAGTCCATCCCCATTCCTCGACACAATGGCTCAACCACCCGACAGAATTCGAGCCAAGTGCCTTTGCATCGACATAGAAACCGCGCGGCAGGATAGCTTAAAGCTGCGGGAGATTGGTGCGTATCGCCCGGACACCGATGCCCGCTTGCGCTTATCAGGTAAAGCTGCCGACTTGCGGCAAAAGCTGGATCAGATCAGCGAAGGCGCGGCGTTTGTGTTGGGGCATAACGTGATTGCCTTCGATCAACCGGCTCTATCGGTATTGCATCCGGATTTGGTGCTGCATCGTTTGCCCTTGGTCGATACGCTGGAACTGTCGCCGGTGGCTTTTCCTCAAAATCCCTATCACCGCCTGGTGAAGGACTACAAACTCTGTACCACCACCCGCAACGATCCGGTTCGGGACGCGGAACTGGCTTACGAGCTGTTTCTGGATCAGGCTGGCGCCTTGCGACAGCGGGTGGCCGATCAGCCTGACGAAGCGCTGTGTCTGCATTTTTTATTGGCGCCGGAAAACGGAAAGGGCGTGGCGAATTTTTTTGCCAGCTTGCGCGCCGCGTTGCGGCCTTCCTTGCCTGATGCCCAAGCAGCCTGGCAACGAGCTACCGAGGGTAAGGCGTGCCGCGCTGGGCAGCTACAAATCGTCAATCACTATTTGCCCGATCCTGCTTGGCATAAGTCTTTGGCTTATGTGCTGGCCTGGCTGCGAGTAGCGGGCGGCAATTCGGTGTTACCGCCCTGGGTGAGTTTGTCCTTCCCGAAAACGCGGGAGTTAATCGCGACCTTGCGCGATGTGCCTTGTGGCGATGCCGAGTGCGACTGGTGTCGGGAGCAGCATGATCTGTCGCAATTGTTGCCGCGCTATTTTCCTGGCATCACCCAGTTCCGGCAGACGCCGACTACCGAGGACGGTCAGTCCTTGCAACAAGTCATCGTCGAACACGGCTTTGCCGGCACTCCGACCCTGGCGATTCTGCCAACTGGCGGCGGCAAGTCCTTGTGTTATCAATTGCCGGCGCTGGCGCGTTTTTATCGCAACGGCAGCCTGACGGTGATTGTCTCGCCGCTGCAATCCTTGATGAAGGATCAGGTGGATAACCTGGAAGCGCGGGGCATCACCTGCGCCGGCTACATCAACAGTCTGCTGAATCCACTGGAACGGCAGGTGATGCTGGATAAGTTGCGCTTGGGCGATTTGGGTTTGATCTTTGTCGCGCCGGAACAATTTCGCAGCAGCGCATTTGCCAAAGCCTTACAGCATCGTGAAGTCGGCGCTTGGGTATTCGACGAAGCGCATTGTTTATCCAAATGGGGTCATGATTTTCGGCCGGATTATTTGTACGTGTCGCGTTTTATAAAAACCCGGCAAAAGGATAAGCCGTCACCGGTGTTTTGTTTTACCGCCACCGCCAAGCCGGATGTGGTGCAAGACATTGTGGAGCATTTTCGCAAGCGCCTGGGTATTACGCTGGCGTGTTTGACCGGCGGCGTCAGCCGCGAAAACCTGCTGTACGAAGTACACGCGGTGCCGGCCCAAGCCAAATACCCGGAAGTGCTGCGTTTGCTGGAGCAAAGCTTGCGCGACGAGGGCGGTGCCATCGTGTTCTGCGCCCGGCAGAAAACCGTGGAGGAAACGGCCGAATTTTTGAAACAGGCCGGTGTGGATTGCGGCTATTTTCACGGCGGTATGCAGCCCGAGCAAAAGCGTCAGGTGCAGGAAGCTTTTATCGCCGGCGAGCTTCGGGTAATCGCCGCCACCAATGCCTTTGGTATGGGCGTGGATAAGGCCGACGTGCGCTTGGTGATTCATTTGGATACGCCGGGCTCGCTGGAAAACTATTTGCAGGAAGCCGGTCGGGCCGGTCGTGATCAAGATCCTGCGCGTTGTGTGTTGCTGTATGACGATGCCGACCTGGATGTGCAGTTTCGCTTGCTGCGTAATTCCAAGCTGACGCAACACGATATTTCCGCGATTTTAAAAGCGCTGCGCAGCATCGAGCGCAAAGACCGCAGCGAAGGTTCGGTGGTAGTCACCAGCGGCGAAATATTGCTGGAGATTCCGGACAAGCACGGCATCGATCCCGACGCCGCCGATGCCGACACCAAAGTCCGCATTGCGGTGGCCTGGCTGGAAGAAGCGCGCTTGCTGGAGCGTCAGGAAAATCATACCCGGGTGTTTCCGGGTAGCTTGCAGGTTGCCAGTCTCGAAGAAGCCCAGGTTTTGCTGCAGAAAAAGCTGGGTCCGAATACCAATATCGAGCCTTATATGGCGCTGTTGTCGCAGTTATTTTACAGCGAAGACGACGAAGGCATTAGTACCGACGACTTGATGTTGGCTACCGGCCGCAACTCTCACGAAGTGCAGAGCATGTTACGGGAGTTGGATCGTTTTAAGCTGGTCTCCAACGATACCGAAATCGGCGTGACCCTGTACCGCGATCCCGACACGGTCGATAGGCTGGCGGACTTGCGCAAGCTGGAAGACGCCTTGATCGCCAGCATGCGCGAGGCCGCGCCCGATGCCGACCAAGAGCAATGGCAGATTCTGAATGTGCGACGGCTCTGCGATACCTTGCGGCGCGATGCCGGCGTGGAATTGACGCCGGACAAATTGACCCGCTTGATGAAATCGTTTGCCGAAGCCTTTGGCGATAGTAGCAGCCAGCGTGGTTTTTTCGCGTTGCGTCCGTTCGGTCAGGATAACCGCTATCTTAAATTGCTGCGTAGCTGGCAGGACATCGACCTGATTCGGCACAAACGCATGCGGCTGGCTCAGGCCTTGCTGAATTATTTTCTAGCACAACGCCAAGGCAATAATTTGCTCGTCACCTGCAAGCAAGGCGATTTGGAGGTGGCTTTGCAAGCCGATCTGACTTTGCAGGATCTGGAGGTGCGTGATTGGCAGGTGGCTTTGGCAGCAGCGCTAATCTATCTGGACAGCAATGAAGTTTTGCATCTGGCACGCGGCAAGGCAGTATTTCGGGCGGCGATGAGTATCCAGCTCAATGCCGAAGCCCGGCGCCGACAGTTTAAAAAATCCGATTACGCCGAACTGGCTTTGCACTACAAGGACAAGATTATCCAGGTCCATGTGATGGCGGAATACGCCCGGCTGGCGCTGGGCAAGATTCAGGCGGCGATGGCATTTATCGTCGATTACTTTGCCATGGACAGACCCGAATTCGTGCGCCGCTATTTTGCAGGCCGCCAGGATATTCTGGAAATGGCCACCACCGAAGCCGCGCATCGGCGCATTCTCACCGATCTGCAAAATCCCGATCAGCAAGCCATCGTTGCTGCGCCGCCCGAGGGTAGTCAGTTGGTGTTGGCCGGCCCCGGTTCCGGTAAGACCAAGGTCATCGTGCATCGGGTGGCCTGGTTGCTGCGCGAATGCATGGTGTTGCCGGAAGATATTATGGTGCTGAGTTACAACCGCTCGGCGGCGCTTGAAATTCGCAAACGCTTGTGGGCCTTGATTGGTGCCGATGCCTCCGGCGTCACGGTGCAAACCTTGCACGGCTTGGCAATGCGCTTGACCGGCACCAGTTATGCGGTGGCTGCCGAACATGGTGAGAGCGTTGATTTTTCAGCGGTGATCAAAAACGCCACCGCGCTGTTAAAACAAGCGGAGCAGGGCGACGAACTTGGGCCGGGCATCCAACGTGACCGCTTGCTGTCCGGTTTGCGTTATTTATTGGTTGACGAATATCAGGACATCAACGCCGAGCATTACGAGCTAATCAGCGCGCTGGCCGGTAGAGCCATCAATAGCGAGGACGATAAATTGTCCTTGTTGGCGGTGGGTGACGATGATCAAAACATCTATGCTTTTGGCGGCGCGAATGTGCGTTTCATCAAACAGTTTGCCGTGGACTATCAGGCAAAAACCTACTACCTGATCGAAAATTACCGCTCCACGGCGCAGATCATCCATTGCGCGAACCGGGTGATTGCCCCGGCGCGGGAGCGGATGAAAACCCAGCATGCAATCCAAATCAATTACGCGCGCAGGGATGTGGTGGATGGTGGCGAATTTGCCGAGCTGGATAGTTTGACTCAAGGCCGCGTGCATATTCTGGAAACGCCAGCGTCGTTGGATGGCGAAGTCCAGGTGGCGTCGGTCGAGCTGTTAAGGCTGAACACCTTGGCAAACGCGGGCCAAGTCAGCCATTGGGGCCGGTTTGCGGTGATTGCTAGACATTGGGACACGCTGGAGCCGCTGGCAGAATTGTGTCGGTTGCTAGGCATTCCGGTAAGGCTGATGCGCGACGATTATTTGCTGAATTTGCATGCCACTAGGGAAGGCCATAGTTTGCTGGCCCTGTTGAATAAGCAAAGGCGAACGGCCCGCAAACCAAGGGTGTTGCTGCGTTGGGGATCGTTGTCGCGCTGGTTCAAACGCCGCTATCGGCAAAATGTGAATGAGCTGATCGAACATCCTTATCTAGCCATGCTGGCGCAATTCATCATCGCCGCCGAGGTCGCCGCGCCGGGTTGCCAGCAGGTGGTCAGCAACCTTGTCGATGCACTCTACGAATTCGGTTTCGGCAGCCAGTCCGGTGAAAACGACAGCCGGCATGCGCCGCTACTCTTATTGACGGCGCATCGTGCCAAGGGCTTGGAGTTTGATCATGTCCTGATTCTGGATGGTGGTGGCTGGCAGCAAGCAAGCGACGAGGAGCGGCGGCTGTTTTATGTAGCGATGACGCGCGCCCGCAAAACCCTAACTTTGTGCGCCAAGCAGGGCGGGCGGCATGCTTTTGTCAGAGACTGCGAAGCGCTTTGCGTTAAAACCCAACCGCAACACGCGTTGGAGTTTCAGCGGCTGGGGCAACGCACTTGGACGGCGGATCTTGGGCAAATCGTGTTGTCTTGGCCCGGCTACTTTCCTCCCGGTAAGCCGATCCACCGGGCGATTGCCGCGTTGGATGTGGGTAGCGAGTTGATTTTGCGGGCCAGAAGCGATGGGCAAGCTGGTTGGGAGATAGCCGATTTAAATGGCATGGCAGTTACCCGGATGGCACAGGCTTTTGCGCCGCCAAAAGGCGACATCGTTAAGGTGCGGGTTGCTGCCATTTCGGTTAGACATAGAACCGCCGTGAATACCGAAAATTTGCGTTGCGAGCATTGGGAAGTGGTGTTGCCGGAAATTCTATATTTGCCGAGTTCAAATGTCGGAAAGACCTAAATTTTTCGGCACCGATTTCTTCGTTCCCGCGTATGCGGGAATCCAGGAAAGCCAAAATTCTGGATCCCCGCTTGCGCGGGGATGACGATAAATTCAGTGATTGGGAGGTGGCAGACCTAGCTTTTCAGCTTGGCAATCAACATCTTGTTCACTTCGCCCGGATTGGCCTTGCCTTGGGTTTCTTTCATGATTTGCCCAACTAAGGCCATCAAAGCCTTGTCCTTGCCGGCTCGGTATTGTTCGACTGGTACCGGGTTGGCGGCGATGACTTTGTCGACGATCGTTTCTATCGCGCCGCTGTCGGTGATCTGCTTCAAGCCTTCTTTTTCGATGATCTCGTCGGCGCTGTCGTTGCTGTTCCAAAGCTTGTCGAATACCTGTTTGGCGGTTTTGCCGGAAATCGTGTTGTCGGCAATGCGTTTGATCAAGCCAGCCAAACGGTCGGCACTGACCGGGCAATCGCTGATTTCCAGGCCGGCTTTGTTCAATGCGCCGAGCACGTCGCCGGTCAGCCAGTTGCCGGCCAGTTTGGCTTCGCCGCCGGAGGCTTTGACCACGGCTTCGTAAAAATCGGCCAGTTCGCGGGATGAAGTCAAGGTCGTGGCGCTTTCGTTATCCAGGGCGTATTGATCGATGAAACGCTGCTTCTTAGCATCCGGCAACTCCGGCAGGGTCGCACGGATTTCGTCCTTCAAACTTTCTTCGATCAACACCGGTAACAGATCGGGGTCGGGGAAGTAACGGTAGTCGTTGGCTTCTTCCTTGCTGCGCATCGAGCGGGTTTCGTCTTTGTTGGCGTCGTAAAGCCGCGTTTCCTGAACTACTTTGTTACCGCTTTCGATTACATCGATTTGCCGCTCAATTTCGTGATTGATGGCTTTTTCCACGAACTTGAAAGAGTTGATGTTTTTGATTTCGGCGCGGGTGCCGAATTCCTTTTGGCCTTTGGGGCGCACCGAGACGTTGGCGTCGCAGCGGAACGAGCCTTCCTGCATGTTGCCGTCGCAGATTTCCAGGTAGCGCACCAGTTCGTGCAGTTTACGCATGTAGGCCACGGCTTCCTTGGCGGAACGCATGTCCGGCTCGGAAACAATTTCCAACAGCGGTGTGCCGGCGCGGTTCAGGTCGATACCGGTCAAGCCGTGGAAATCCTCGTGCAGGGATTTGCCGGCGTCTTCTTCCAGATGGGCGCGGGTGATGCCGATGCGTTTTTCGACGCCGTCGACTTCAATGTCCAGATGGCCGTTGCCGACGATGGGCAGCTCGAACTGACTGATCTGATAGCCTTTCGGTAAGTCCGGGTAGAAGTAGTTTTTGCGGGCAAATACCGAGTGTGGCGCGATTTCGGCATCGATCGCCAAGCCGAAAGTCACGGCCTTGCGGACCGCGTCTTTGTTCAGCACCGGCAATACACCGGGCAAGCCTAAATCCACTGCACACGCCTGAGTGTTAGGCTCGGCGCCATAAGCGGTGGCTGCGCCGGAGAAGATTTTGGATTTAGTGGACAGTTGGGTGTGGATTTCCAAGCCGATGACGGCTTCCCATTGTGAGTTCATTCTTGGTTCCTTTAAAGCTTATTCGGCAAAAACGTCGTTCAAGTCGATTTGCAGGTCGGGGAATAAATGCGGGGTGGCGATTTCGTTGCCGGGATACAGGCCGCGTAATTGGTATTTGCCGTGCTCGTCTAGCACAAATTGCTGCACGATCTGCTCGTAGGGGAATACCAGCCAATATTCGCTGACACCGCTTTCTTCGTATAAATCGTATTTCAGGCGAACTTCTTTGCGGCTATTGCCCGGCGACAGTACTTCAATGATCCAATTGGGTGCGCCGTCGCAACCTTGTTCGGTCAGTTTGTCCTTGTCGCAGATCACGCAAAGATCGGGTTGCACGACGCTGAAAGCTTCGCGGTCGGTCAGTAGCGATTTGCGGCGGTCGTAAAGCTTGACGTCGAAGGGGGCAATAAAGACTTCACAACTTTTGTGCAAGAAGTAGTTGTCAATTGGTCGCAGTAACTTAAGCGCAATCCTTTGATGCTTGACATTTGGTGCAGGCGACATCGCCATGATCTTGCCCTTGATAAGCTCGACCGATTCTTCGAGCTGCCAGGTCAAATAATCCGCGTAGCTATAGGTGCCGTTCGGGTCCAGTTGCGATAGTTGCGTGATAGGCGCCATGTTGCCTCCCGTGCTACTCGAAGCCTTTCGGTAGTTGCAAATGCCAGTCGGTCACTTGTTGATAGCGATGGCCGACATTCAGCAATTTAGCTTCGCTGAAATAATTGCCAATGACATGCAAACCCACCGGCTTGCCGTTTATGAAACCTGCCGGAATCGACATGGCTGGTAGGCCGGCCAGGTTGATGGCTATCGTGTAAATGTCTTCCAGATACATCTGAATCGGATCGCTGGTTTTTTCGCCGATACGAAAGGCGGTGCTGGGGGTAACCGGGCCCATCAATACATCGACTTCGCTCAAAGCTCGCTTGAAGTCATCGCTGATCAGGCGGCGTACTTGTTGAGCTTTTAAGTAATAAGCGTCGTAATAACCGGCCGACAGCGCATAGGTGCCCATCAGGATACGGCGTTTGACTTCCGCACCGAAGGCTTCGCCGCGCGAGCGAGTGTACAGGTCAGTCAATTCTGCCGGATTTTGGCAACGGTAGCCGAAGCGCACGCCGTCGTAACGCGAGAGGTTGGACGAACATTCGGCCGAAGCAATGACGTAATAGGCGGGAATGGCCAAGTTCAGGTTGGGCATGTCCACCTCTTTGACTTCCGCGCCGAGTTTTTGGTATTCGGCGATGGCGGCCTGGATGGCGGCAGCCATTTGGCTGTCGAGTTCGGCGCTAAAAAACTGTTTTGGCAGACCGATCTTCAAACCTTGCAAGCTATCGTTCAGGTCCGCGCTATAGTCAGGCACCGCTTGATTCACGCTGGTGGAGTCTTTAGGATCGAAGCCGGCCATGATTTGCATCAACAGAGCGGCATCTTCGGCGCTCCGGGTCATCGGTCCGCCCTGATCCAGACTGGAAGCGTAAGCGATCATGCCGTAGCGCGACACCCGGCCGTAAGTCGGTTTTAAACCAGTGATGCCGCACAATGCCGCAGGCTGGCGAATCGAACCACCGGTATCGGTGCCCGTCACGGCAGGTGCAAGGCGCCCCGCAACTGCCGCCGCCGAGCCGCCGGACGAGCCGCCGGGGACGCAATCAGTCGCCCAAGGGTTGCGCACCGGCCCGTAGAAGCTGTTTTCGTTGGACGAACCCATCGCAAATTCGTCCATGTTCAATTTGCCCAGCATCACCGCGCCGGCGCTGTTGAAATGATCAACCACGGTGGCGTCGTAAGGGGCGATGAAATTGTCCAGCATTTTCGAGCCGCAGCTGGTTTTAGTGCCTAGCGTGCAGAAAATGTCTTTTTGGGCGATGGGGATGCCGGCAAGTGGTCCGGCGTTACCAGTGGCCAGCAGTTGATCGGCGGCTCTCGCTTGTAGCAAGGCGCTTTCTGCGCTAACGGTGATAAACGCATTTAAGTCTTGGTGCTGGCTTATGCGGTCCAAGAAGAATTGGGTGAGTTCAACGCTGGAAAATTCTTTACTGCGCAGCCCGGCTGCCAGTTCGCTAAGGTTTTTTTTGTGCATAATCGTCCTTAATCGATGACTTTCGGAACCAGGTACAATCCGGCTTCGGTTTGCGGGGCTATGGATTGGAAATGGTCGCGTTGGTCGGTCTCTGTCACCGCATCTTCGCGCAGACGTTGCATTTGATCCAAGGGATGCGCCATTGGTGTCACGCCGTCGGTATTTAACTGGCCCATCTGGGTCATTAATTCCAGTACGCCCGATAGGTCTTTTGCATAGTGTTCGACATCTTGTTCAGCAATGCCCAGCCTTGCCAGGTGAGCGATTTTTTTAACGTCATTCGCCGTTAACGACATTCTTCTAACTCCAGGTTTTCTTAGTAAAACTATGATACTTTATATCTTGCTCAAATACCTGCTTGATTGTTAAAGTAGTGGGATTTTCCGTGTGCGCTTAGGGTACTGCTTACAATGTTTAAAAGAATTCGTGGCCTTTTTTCCAATGATTTGTCGATCGATTTGGGTACGGCAAATACGTTAATTTATGTTCCAGGCCAGGGAATCGTACTCAACGAGCCTTCCGTGGTGGCGATCAAGGAAGACAAAATTCGCGGCCAAAAAACCATCGCTGCTATCGGGGCGGATGCCAAAAGCATGTTGGGCCGCACGCCCGGTAATATCACCGCTATTCGGCCGTTGAAAGACGGCGTGATTGCGGACTTCGCCGTCACCGAGCGCATGCTGCGGTTTTTTATCAAAAAAGTCCACGAAAACAAGCTGTTGCGGCCCAGTCCGCGGATTTTGATCTGCGTGCCTTGCGGCTCGACCCAGGTTGAACGCCGCGCGATTCGTGAATCGGCGGCCATGGCGGGTGCTAGAGAAGTGTATTTGATCGAAGAGCCGATGTCCGCTGCTGTTGGCGCCGGTTTGCCGGTGGATACCGCGCATGGCTCCATGGTTTTGGACATAGGTGGGGGCACCTCGGAAGTGGCGGTCATTTCTTTGAACGGTATTGTTTATTCCGCCTCAGTCCGAATTGGCGGCGATCGCTTCGACGATGCCATCATCAGCTATGTGCGCCGCAACTATGGCACCTTGATCGGCGAAGCAACAGCCGAAAAAATCAAACATCAAATCGGCGCGGCCTATCCCGGCAGCGAAGTGCGCGAGATGCAGGTCACCGGCCGTAATCTGGCCGAGGGCGTGCCGCGCAGCTTTTCATTGAACAGCAATGAAATTCTGGAAGCCTTGCAAGAACCATTATCCGGCATAGTCAGCGCGGTGAAAGTGGCGTTGGAACAAACTCCGCCGGAACTGGGTGCGGACGTGGCCAGTCGCGGTATTGTGTTGACGGGCGGTGGCGCATTGTTAAAAGACATCGATCGTTTGATTTCCGAAGAAACCGGCTTGCCGGTCTACATTGCCGATGATCCTTTGACTTGTGTAGCGAGAGGCGGCGGTATGGTGTTGGAAATGTTGGATTCGAAAGGTGCGTCGGCGTTCTCTCTGGAATAAGCGCTGAGCTGAAGTATCTCTAAAAGGCCGCTGTAATCGCGAAAAGCGGCTACAGCGGCCTTTTCTACGAAATTTGTGCCGCTCGGCGATGAAAGTGCCTTGAAGCGGAAGTCCATATGCTTACTTTCGCGTCAATTGACGCCGGTCTTGAT encodes the following:
- a CDS encoding methyl-accepting chemotaxis protein, which codes for MSVLLINSFLGRFKLKSKFALIFTLIVLAGVLTLIMLVDAGLSISGSQWLVIVSANLAWIVALLAMYSSLSGAIAALIGAHRQLELGNFNMRLQLTGQDELSQLYSGFNETAKALGRRLGDVHASIQEVTYAADQLNQGAGFVAEKLDNQRERTTMMAAAIEQMSASIMGVAGQCRDAEKISSTTQQLSQQGHRAIESFIADMKALFGEIQDLAQLMQNLELHSQQVASISEVIKAISDQTNLLALNAAIEAARAGEYGRGFAVVADEVRSLAQRVRQSAEEITGTTEAVREKIYLAAQSIAATRDQTEKGIDKAFEVEQSLAEIRQYADQALNNVTMIATSAEQQTQVSQEIGRNIETIAQSVEQNSNAAQESAEIARHLAKLAQIVAH
- a CDS encoding nitrate- and nitrite sensing domain-containing protein, with translation MPDYVSELFLLAAVIASTAAFMCYKNRQTRLDHLRGQLHSLEITGALKNLLTQIQQHRGMVSAYLNGDLSFKYKIAVLQSGIDRQLDQLSGQFKRSPESCQSFVDIRDAWKQLHPSALHLTKEVSFERHCLLAGTILNLIRDIAEHSQLHQESICPFSFIEILWHLLPDTAEAIGQARAIGTGVAAAGRCRITDRIKLGFLITRIRQAIERVEAGMGNADISMVADNRFQQSSAAVHVHITSLIGHIEQKLLTVDKPAIDPVAFFDTATGTLNSIFALYDQGEVITSHALQNQLASARRSSNQSFAIVLVSLVFLLASLVLKHGVS
- a CDS encoding RecQ family ATP-dependent DNA helicase encodes the protein MAQPPDRIRAKCLCIDIETARQDSLKLREIGAYRPDTDARLRLSGKAADLRQKLDQISEGAAFVLGHNVIAFDQPALSVLHPDLVLHRLPLVDTLELSPVAFPQNPYHRLVKDYKLCTTTRNDPVRDAELAYELFLDQAGALRQRVADQPDEALCLHFLLAPENGKGVANFFASLRAALRPSLPDAQAAWQRATEGKACRAGQLQIVNHYLPDPAWHKSLAYVLAWLRVAGGNSVLPPWVSLSFPKTRELIATLRDVPCGDAECDWCREQHDLSQLLPRYFPGITQFRQTPTTEDGQSLQQVIVEHGFAGTPTLAILPTGGGKSLCYQLPALARFYRNGSLTVIVSPLQSLMKDQVDNLEARGITCAGYINSLLNPLERQVMLDKLRLGDLGLIFVAPEQFRSSAFAKALQHREVGAWVFDEAHCLSKWGHDFRPDYLYVSRFIKTRQKDKPSPVFCFTATAKPDVVQDIVEHFRKRLGITLACLTGGVSRENLLYEVHAVPAQAKYPEVLRLLEQSLRDEGGAIVFCARQKTVEETAEFLKQAGVDCGYFHGGMQPEQKRQVQEAFIAGELRVIAATNAFGMGVDKADVRLVIHLDTPGSLENYLQEAGRAGRDQDPARCVLLYDDADLDVQFRLLRNSKLTQHDISAILKALRSIERKDRSEGSVVVTSGEILLEIPDKHGIDPDAADADTKVRIAVAWLEEARLLERQENHTRVFPGSLQVASLEEAQVLLQKKLGPNTNIEPYMALLSQLFYSEDDEGISTDDLMLATGRNSHEVQSMLRELDRFKLVSNDTEIGVTLYRDPDTVDRLADLRKLEDALIASMREAAPDADQEQWQILNVRRLCDTLRRDAGVELTPDKLTRLMKSFAEAFGDSSSQRGFFALRPFGQDNRYLKLLRSWQDIDLIRHKRMRLAQALLNYFLAQRQGNNLLVTCKQGDLEVALQADLTLQDLEVRDWQVALAAALIYLDSNEVLHLARGKAVFRAAMSIQLNAEARRRQFKKSDYAELALHYKDKIIQVHVMAEYARLALGKIQAAMAFIVDYFAMDRPEFVRRYFAGRQDILEMATTEAAHRRILTDLQNPDQQAIVAAPPEGSQLVLAGPGSGKTKVIVHRVAWLLRECMVLPEDIMVLSYNRSAALEIRKRLWALIGADASGVTVQTLHGLAMRLTGTSYAVAAEHGESVDFSAVIKNATALLKQAEQGDELGPGIQRDRLLSGLRYLLVDEYQDINAEHYELISALAGRAINSEDDKLSLLAVGDDDQNIYAFGGANVRFIKQFAVDYQAKTYYLIENYRSTAQIIHCANRVIAPARERMKTQHAIQINYARRDVVDGGEFAELDSLTQGRVHILETPASLDGEVQVASVELLRLNTLANAGQVSHWGRFAVIARHWDTLEPLAELCRLLGIPVRLMRDDYLLNLHATREGHSLLALLNKQRRTARKPRVLLRWGSLSRWFKRRYRQNVNELIEHPYLAMLAQFIIAAEVAAPGCQQVVSNLVDALYEFGFGSQSGENDSRHAPLLLLTAHRAKGLEFDHVLILDGGGWQQASDEERRLFYVAMTRARKTLTLCAKQGGRHAFVRDCEALCVKTQPQHALEFQRLGQRTWTADLGQIVLSWPGYFPPGKPIHRAIAALDVGSELILRARSDGQAGWEIADLNGMAVTRMAQAFAPPKGDIVKVRVAAISVRHRTAVNTENLRCEHWEVVLPEILYLPSSNVGKT